DNA from Cydia pomonella isolate Wapato2018A chromosome 14, ilCydPomo1, whole genome shotgun sequence:
TTCTTTAACTTTTACCTTGTTTACATGCCTTTTTCGtgtcttttactttttttacctaAGTTTTGAATCAATACGACCCGACGTCAATATGGTTTGTAAATACTATAGAAGACGCGTCATTTATGCAAAATCAATTTTCTTCAAAAAATCTACTTTACACTTGActgacagaataaaaaaaatgacaggTGTTTTCTCGTTGACAGCCAAGCGTGATTCAGCGGTAGGCTCATCCCCGGCATCAGCGTCGAGCGCGTCATCACCGCCCGCGTCGCCGCCGCCGTACGCGCTGCGCGTCACGCTTACGTCTACAGGAGAACTGAGACGGCCGGCGGATATAGACCGACTTATGTCACTAGGAAGGTTAGTCATGTCTCCCTATGGAAGAACAGCAGTATCGAAATTGCGGAGCGCGAATCGGCGGTAGGCTCATCACCGGTCTCGGCGTCGAGCGCGTCTTTACAGCCCACGTCTCGTCGTCCAATTGAGACGGCCAGCTGATATCGACCGGCTTATGTCGCTAGGAAGGTTAGTCCTCTCTCTCCTTGCATGGAATCTTCAATACTCGTATTGATGATTCGATGCATTCCCTTGATGGGTCGTGACCCATTAAGGCATCAGTTTCTCCCGTACGATGTTACAAAATCAATCGCTTCGGTaactttaattttgatatatGGTGCGGAACTGGTCAATCTTATTGGTCAGACTCGGCCCTCTTGGTCTTTTCTTGATGACGTTAATTTTCCGTTGACAATAAGACTTACTGTGATTTTACGGTGACAAAAATAACCTAGGAAGGTTGGTACTAGTTATGCAGAACACCAGAAACATACCTTACATACCTTGCGGAACTGTTGCGCGTCACGTCTAAAAGCAAACTAGGTAGTTTTGAAATTCCAATATCACGATTATTATGGCCCTAACCATCTTATGACCGGAGAAATGTCCCTGCTAATGTGAGCAGCAGAGCAAATAAATAACTAGACAACGTGGGTTTGGATAAGACTAAACTTTACTTTCGCTCACAGAGAACGCAACACATCAGACGCCCGAGCCGTCGTCCTCCGCCAACACGACGAGACCACCACCCACCACGCCACCACGCGAACCAGAAACTCATCCTCACACGAGCCGAGTGACACTAGAGAAGACAAAAGAAGGCCAGAGGATAGAAGAGAAGGGGAAAGAAGGGTAGAAGTTAAGCAGGAAAAGAAGGAAGGCATACTGTATAAGAGAGGGGAGCTGATATCGAGCGCTCGGTCGCCCCGGTCGCCGACTACATGACATATTCTATAcgtgtttttatacataaacgtctatttatcataacgtcgttttatttgatttgaagCACTTAAggccaaataattatttatcgtCCCTGCGTATGAAAAAAACCCTGACCgaatgtttaatatatttttgctaGGTACTCGTCGAccttaatggttgaattaagatttcgtatactgaactataattgcgtacttaccatgtatgggctcccaattcaactttaatatttatttcgatacgccGTAGtgtctgtagtcaactataaacatttttgaccacacacacacatgaaAAGTACTCAGCCTATAAATCCTGATCCTGAGTTGTTGATGGAAACTCCAAATTTGCGAAATTGTCCTCatggaaaaattaaacgatACGTTTTCCAcgtttgaattaaaaatatttcttaaactgTACACCGCAAGCGACAGTGTGTGAAATGCCACCATAAACGTCAAATACCTACgaaaatatttcttacatacAGGCACCTCCACACTTTGTCGATGTGGAGTGAGCTTAGGCGGACTATAGCATTCCATCATAACAATAAAGAAGGCAAGAGTTAGCAATGACGATACTTTATTcctgattttttattattattgtgttattTCCTATGCAGCTTGTCTCTCATGATGATGGCTCCGAGTTTCGAGACTCCATCTTGGTATTCTGTCTTGCCCAACGGCGGTACAGCTGATGTCGTCtctgtgaaaattatttttattagtaaaagtCGGATCAAGCCAACTTTGCACGGCATTTACAAAGTGGGGctatgtcatcattaatgtcacatttctatgaaaattgTACGTTTATAATGATCAATCTGTTCATCAAAGTCGGGGGGACTTTGATGAAcagattgattgattgatgagAATTGGTATTTTTAGAATTAGACGGCctctagtttttacaaaaaaagttaaaataagaAATGGGTCGTAGAGCACTTCCGGGGCATCGTTCCACTTAACGTCAGACCTCCAGATTAAACTTACGTCGCAAATTTTTGaccgcttagaatttttcatcgagcACCGCCGGAGTTATCAGACTgcggcgaaatgagctggatatgACTATGACGGACTATGGACTACGGTGGTTAAAATGTGGGTTCATAATTCCACGCATTACTAGAGAAAACAGCAGTGCTTTTAAAAAAACTCTCTAAATATATCTAGACATACCTACCTCGAGGTAAAATGAATAGCCGGCCTCGTATCCCTATCGACTTGCTAGCCCTCTAACCTAGCTCAGTCGAAGGTGCGACAGAGAAACAGCGTCAGCAACTCTTTCATCTAAAGAACAGAGTTATCGCATTTCCCACGAGGACCGCTTACTCCGCATCCTCCTTGGTTGGATATGGTCTTGGCTGTGGTCAATCGCAGCATAGGTTCAATACGCCACGGGTCTCCAGGCAACATCATTGGCTCTATAGAAATCCCAGTGTAGCTTTTTTCTTCCACTTACAAGCGCTTGAAATTACCATCCATTCAATGGTGCGTGAAAGCGCCTCAGCAACTTTTTCATCTAAAGAATAGAATAGGCTTACCGCAATTCGCACGAGGATCGTTGGCTCCTCCAACACCTTGTGTGGAAATGGTCTTTGCTGTGGCTATCCGCTGCTTAGGTGCGACATGAAATGGGTCTCCGGGCACCTCATTGGCTCCATACAAAGCCtggatgtattttttttattccattcacAGGCCCTTGAAATCTGGCATCCATTCCAGGGTGCGCGAAAAGGCCTCAGCAGCTCTTTTATCTGAAAACCAGCACTTACCGCATTTCGCCCGAGGATCGCTGGCTCCACCACCTCCCTgtttagatatagtttttgCTGTCGTCATGCGCTGCTTGGGTGCGACACGGCACGGGTCTCCGGGCAACCTCATTGGTTGCGCGCAAGGTCCGGTGCCGCTTTCGTCTGCCGCTCGTTGGAGGTTTTCGAATTGGGCGCCTGGACCTGCAAGTTGGGAATAATGAATACGTCCCTTAATTCATGACTCATGAGGTAAGTTTATTAAGAAAACGTATAGATTGTAGGTTTTTCCGCTTTTAAGAGAAACAAACTGAGTTGTGAAACTTGTGAATTTGGCCATGcctaaataagtttaaaaaataaaaacaattccGACAACAAATGCAAAAGTAAcgaaaacataaatgtgagaaaaaagagattataaaaaagttaatgttatatCATTAGCCTCACTGGAAATTTTAGACTAAATTTACGTAACACTACTCGAGGAATTTGATGATGATAAGgacatataaattaattttaatactcCGTGGTTCGAAGGATACGGAGCTACCATTTTAGAAGTAAAAATTTCTCGGATAGATATATTCTGGTAAAACTCCAACCCATACATCAAAGAAAGAACACGTACCGGATTCACAGTAATCGACCTGATATGTTGTCTTGTTTCGGTCGCGGTCTATTCTCTGTTTCAGCTCAGGAGAAGCCTCGTTCTGTAGAATGCTGTACAGCATCGGGTACTTGGATTGTAGCTgcaaaaaatgtttactatcATATGATGCGATAGTTTCTTCAAGAAACTTGACTAAACCAGTTTGTTAGAGTTACAATCACAAAGTGTGATTAAATTGATGAATCGATGTTTCGTTATTAATGGCAAGTTTATATTAACACTTCCTCGCTTTATTCGGTTCAAGCCGCTGCAACGTTAGCCTAGACGGCAAGAAAAGAAAAAGAGGGTCATAGTTGTTCTAAAAactgtgcagaaaatgatacgtctCTCCACTAGAGTATTTTACTTTCCAGGTACAATTTTTTCTATTATATGTAAATGAATATGatttgtatttaaatgtatttgttataaaatttccattctgatatttaactccccattcaataaataacgatacttttacctaaatggttaattgaaagtaccctgaAGGaacactataaaaatatatttacttggTCGTCTTaaacaaaaaacatgttttttactttcctcgtattcgaaactacctcggcagaaatgcgtgcctttcatcccttggttaacaatctactattgtaaTTCCTGAAAAGCGTAGTTCTTTATTTTATACTGGCATCATATCTGAGAAGTACTTTCCAGGTGGTCTGGATCTTTGCCAAATACACACTGACTGATCCAGATTACATTTATCGACCCCCTCGATTGCATCGCTCTACTCTTTGGAACCTTTTAGTGACACaccgttattttaaacatttataatctttttgtgaaatttgatCACCTTGTCTAAGAAGGCGTTTGGCTGGTCGAAGCGAGAGGTAGGTGTTTCTGGAGCGGCTCCCACTTTCACCGGGTACAACTTCGGGTCTAGCAAGGGGCCCATTATCTAGAAACAAACAAAGTTAACTATTTACTTTACCTACTACTAAGACATGTTTTGGTCCAAACTATACAATTGTTAGTGGCAGCGCAGTTTGAAAAATTTTAGGCAATTTTAGTATCACctatattatggaaaatattttaacatatttttatgtataattaccaccactatgtttaacttttttcgatatttttatttgtgtaaaaaataggagcgaaaaacaaatgttttaaatgctcctaacttttataaaaactaaggattcgaaaaaaatcaaacatagtAACAtaactgtggttgatatacaacaaaccgtgtcaaaatattgttatcaattttaatatccagagaggtaaatgaggactacgtttgtatgaaaatatggtCTCAGAGCGGCCATGGCCTATTCTCTTAAAACGTTACTTTTTGAtcattatttttagttattgaTTAGTTTATTATAATCgcatattttaattaacgtaGCAAATCATAATTAGAAATATATATCGAGGTCACAGAGCCATAAGTTTACCAACCTCATTGCGGCTCCACCCGCCTTCCTTGCCCGGCGGTAATTGAGGCATCTCCCCGCCGCTGTACTGAGGACATCGGCAGTCAGGTGGTCTGCTGTGCTGCATACATGCTCGGAAGAAGGCCAGCTCTTGATCTGACATCTTGGCGGCCCTAAGATTGAAGCCAGTGTgagtttaaaaaatgtttagaagGAACATCTAGTTTCAGTGTAAAGCCCTTTTCTACATGGTTGGCAGCTAGAATTCCAACCACTGTGACCTTAGTAACAGCAGTTGGTAGTAGTTTCTGTATCAACTGTATCCATGGTATATGGATAAAATTCAAAAGTTTGAAAAAAAGGCTGTTTCTCATTGCACCGCAAGGGCGACCTTGGGCAGTCTGAAGCGTTGGCAACAAATCATGATCTTTGTTAGAACATTTGGAAGCTTCCTTGCCAAACTTGTAGTAGGTGCTTAAGATCCTTGCCTTCGTCAAATACTTACTCCCCTCCGCCGCCATGACCCCCTCCAGGCCCGGCCCGCGGCAAGTTCGGCCATAGATAATCCTTCCTATACGTCGTCAAATAGTGATCCATGTTTTAGACTTTTTGATTCTCGTTCGACCAGTTGTGTATTTTGTTCCAGATAATTGCtaaatttttgtacatttttttacaaaattttctaATCACACGTCATTGCTGATTGCTTCGTGTCACCTACTGACAATCGTTGCTGtctagttttatatttttttctttggtttcttattaacaaaaaatatgttattaacAAAAAGTTCAAATGACTTTCTCGTGGTGTTTTTGATAAATATGTGATATATTATAATCATACGCATCACTGTATCAGCGCtgatacaattatattttttaggttatttgaaacttatacaaatattatatacttttttcCCTGGACATAGGTATCTAGAGAaagtaaatattgaaatataaaaaaaaacgttaatatcACATTGGCGGCGTCGTAGTGTCAatcaagaaacatttttcaaattattttatatcaatatttttagttaaattaggtacataaaaatGTCTGTTTTCGATGGTGAGATAGAGTTCAAGTCCGTATACATGGTCGACTATCCAAAGAAGGACAAGCCGTAAGTATGAATTGTCTAAATATCCATATTGTATTGTGTTTTCAATTCccaatttttcctttaaaatgtataataatttaCGAAATTTCCTCACAGCTCTTAATATCTACCTACGGTGCATTAAGCCAGTTGAGGTAACTTCGAAAGCGGGGTAGTATTAAATTGGCAAATAtctataaacatacaattaatacatatatgattacgacaggcgtagcgttATACACGCGTAAAAatcaaaacttctgacataatcaaacaataataaatctcTTCATCACGAGAAAGTAAAATCGCCGGTACAACCGCCGAATACATCTGACGCCAGCGTctacatgatttcaactaatgggatttcacttataaaacgattcaGCTTACGCGAAGCTTGGTGCCAGGacctctacgcgtctcgtactcgtaacatTTTTACcatacgcttacgctccgtatgCTAAGGGCCTTACGCTTCTGCAACCGCGACTTGTCTTATATGATCCGTACACGATCCATCTGGTAGTTGAGCTGATCTGTGACTTTGAAAGACACGATTCATGGCTGGGGTTTGATGTCACCACGTGTTCTTTCTCTTGGAGGATATATGTACacaattcaaacaaaaatactgTTTGCTAATCAATATTGTAAAGCAATATTCAAAAGCGTTGCCAGCTGATGGACCAGGTGGAAGGACAgacattattatattgtattacatGGTCTTCAGGGGTATTAGCATCTTAAATATACTGTAAAAAGAGCACAAGACATGCCCCCTTTCCCCTATTGATAACGCATTTTGTTACAGTGGCACTGGCACGATAGTTACCTACACCAGTTATATTCAAGTAGGCAGGGCAGACCGATTGATACTGGCTCTGCTCAATGCCAGACCACAGTGTCAATCTATGAATAGGATCCTATATCATGCGATATATGAATTTATTCCTTCGCATTAAGGTTCTGTTTCCCATAATAGCAAGAGTCCCCGCCGGCATGCTGTAGACGACAATTGCTTGATAGTAGGCCTAGAGCGAGACTCGCTGAAGGCCCGGGACCAGCCCAGGAAGAGTCCTGACGTGTTGTGCCCCATTAACTTCGAGTACTACAAGGATGTCGTCAAACGGGTGTAGTATGAGTTATTCagacaaaattttaatatttaaactatttctagttttattttGGTTTAATTTATAGGTTTCAAGACAATCCCTAACTCAAGCTAAGGTCGAACttgaaatctttttttttaaatagacttAGTTTACCTTGTTGAAGATTGCAATGATAGATTGGgttcaattttaatttcaatatt
Protein-coding regions in this window:
- the LOC133524703 gene encoding uncharacterized protein LOC133524703; the encoded protein is MDHYLTTYRKDYLWPNLPRAGPGGGHGGGGEAAKMSDQELAFFRACMQHSRPPDCRCPQYSGGEMPQLPPGKEGGWSRNEIMGPLLDPKLYPVKVGAAPETPTSRFDQPNAFLDKLQSKYPMLYSILQNEASPELKQRIDRDRNKTTYQVDYCESGPGAQFENLQRAADESGTGPCAQPMRLPGDPCRVAPKQRMTTAKTISKQGGGGASDPRAKCETTSAVPPLGKTEYQDGVSKLGAIIMRDKLHRK